The genomic interval AATGCGATCTCTCCGAATAAAAATGTGGGGTGTGTCGGAAATGTTTTTGTCAGGAACTTCGCGTTGAATTTCTTAAGTTCCAGTCTTTCATCAAGCCATTTAAGGATCATTTTGAAACCTTTGCCTCCTTATACCTGTGGCCCGATCGGCCCGGTAAAATCACTTGTAAATACCATTGTTCCGTCATCCTGTATTTTGATCCCGATCTGTGCGAGTGGAATGGGTGCAGGCCCGGCAACCACCTTTGCACCGCTTGTGGGATCGAATATGCTGTTGTGACAAAAGCATTCGGTGTAAGATGTCTCCGGGAGTTTTTTGTTTTTGACCCAGGAAACAATACAGCCAAGATGGGTGCAGATGGCACTGTAGGCCACAACACCTCGGTCCGTGAGATCAATGTGAGTGGGTTTCTTGTATTCTTTTTCTTCCAGTTTGATCAGCTGAACCAGGTTT from Calditrichota bacterium carries:
- a CDS encoding Rieske 2Fe-2S domain-containing protein yields the protein MVDQKTTDNQEKKGITRRKFTIGVILASIGAVFVSLLSLLKILSPSKKGGGGYVSTIKQGDKLIYAKGEHTGSYVDFSSLQIGDAVLAYPEGKTSNPANLVQLIKLEEKEYKKPTHIDLTDRGVVAYSAICTHLGCIVSWVKNKKLPETSYTECFCHNSIFDPTSGAKVVAGPAPIPLAQIGIKIQDDGTMVFTSDFTGPIGPQV